GCCTGGAGCTATGGATTTAACCTCCTAAAACGATACCGGCTCTTTGGCAAGGATGGTTCAGTCCTGCTGGATCTGTTTCATACCGATTTTATCGACCAGCTTGTTGTGGACCGATATGCAGACTCTTCCCGCGTGGTGTTTTTCAACCTGAAGGGAAGGAGCTACTCGAACAGTGCGCAGTTTACTGTCAACCAGGAGATCCTGTCACAGTTGGAGATCCGACTGGCGCTCAAGATCGATGATGTCCGTACCGATTACCTGAACGGCTTGGCCCGGAAACCACTGGTTCCGTATCAGCGTGCCTTGGGTACACTTCACTATGAATCGACGGATCGGCGCTGGAAGGCCGACTATACCATGGTCTGGACTGGTATGAAAGCGCTACCGGTGACGTTCACCGATCCGGTGACGGGAATCCAGGACAAGGAATCACCTTCCTTCTTCACGACCAATATCCAATTGACCCGCGCTTTTCGGCGATTGGAATTGTATGCCGGTTCTGAAAACCTGTTCGACTTCCGCCAACCCGCTCCGATCATCAATCGCGATGACCCTTATTCCGATCGATTTGATGCAGCGAATGTCTGGGGGCCGATTCTTGGGCGGAGGATCTACGCCGGATTCCGGTTTAAATGGCTCTGATGACCCGGCATTAGGGTATAATTCTTGATACTGTTGATATATAAAAACCTTCCCATGTATAAGTTCACGCTGGCTGCGTTCCTGCTTCTTCTCGTCATAACCGCCGAAACGGTTGCCCAACAAACATCCGATACCGTCAGCGTTTTGACGACGGCGATCTGTTCATCGTGCAAGAATCGAATAGAAAACGACCTGAGCTTCGAAGCCGGAGTTCGAAAAGTAACCATGGACCTTGACACGAAGCGGGTGAGTGTCGTTTACAACCCCCAAAAGACGGACCCGGATAAGATCCGGCTGGCCATCACCCGCATCGGTTATGACGCTGATTCCTTGAAAGCGGATCAGAAAGCGTACAAACGACTTCCGGAATGTTGCCGTAATCACGATGCGGAACATCCGCACTGATCATTCAGCTCCATAAACCAGTTCCCCGTTTACATACGTACTCAGTACACGGGTCTGTGGTATCTGCTCTTCGTCGATCTCCATGATGTTACGGTCAAGCACGATGAAGTCCGCAAAGTAACCGTTGTCGATCAAGCCTTTTTCCTCCTCTTCAAAATTAGCATAGGCCGCCCAGGTGGTCATGGCTTTCAGGACATCTTTACGCTTCATCGCTTCTTCCGCTCGAAAACCATCCGGTGGATTGCCTTCAAGGTCCTTTCGTGACACGGCGGCATAAAAGGTGAGAAGGGGGTTGATGCGTTCGACGGGAAAGTCGGTTCCAAAAGCGATGGTTTCAGCTTCCCGCTCGAGTGAGCGATAAGCGTACGCTCCGGTCATTCGGTCTTTGCCCAAACGTTCTTCGGCCCAGTACATATCACTCGTAGCATGAGTCGGCTGTACGGACGGAATGATCGAGTATCGGCTGAAGTAATCCATGTCGGCGGGATCTACTACCTGGCAATGCTCGATCCTCCAGCGTCGTGGATTTTCTCCCGATAAATTCTCCCGATACAGCATCAGGATCGTTTTTACTGCGGAATCTCCGATGGCGTGGGTGCAAACCTGGAAACCGTTCTCGTGGGCTTCGTCCATGATGTCGTTCATGTATGCAAGGTCATGCAACAGGAATCCATAATGCCCGGGTTGGTCGGCATACGGACGTTTCAGGCAGGCACCCCGGGACCCCAACGCACCGTCGGCGTACACTTTAACGGCTCGTACGTTCAGGCGATCGGTCTTATAGGGACCTTTGGAAAAAAAGTAATCGCGCGTCTCCTTCGAATCCGAGATCATCGCGTAGACACGCAGTTTGAGTTTCCCTTCCTGCTGCAGGCGATCGATCAGGAAGATACTGTCTTTACCCAGGCCGGCATCGTCAACCGTAGTAAGCCCGACGGAAAAGCAGTGCTGCTGTGCTTTCAGGAGCGCTTCGGCGTTGAGAGAATCGGGGAAAGGTGGGATCTTGGCCTTGACCAGGTCGACTGCATTGTCGATCAATAGTCCGGTAGGCTCACCGGATTGATTGAGCAATACCTCGCCGCCGGCAACCCGCGTATCCCCGTTAATACCTGCCAGTTGAAGCGCGACAGCATTGCAGAGCGCCGCATGACCATCAATGCGCATCAGGAAAACCGGGACAGTCGGGTAAAGGCTGTCAAGCCGTTCCCGGGTAGGGAAGGAGTGATCTTCCCAGTCGTTCTGATCCCAGCCTCGGCCCAGGAGCCAACTGAATTTATTCGTCTTAGAAAATGCATTCAAAAGTTCCAATGCAGCTTCATACGAGCGCGAGCCTGTCAGATCGCACTTCAATAGATCACTTGCATACCCGAAAAAGTGGCAGTGAGCGTCGATGAACCCCGGAAGGACGGTACGCCCTTTCAAATCGACTTTTTTAGGGGCATCAAAGCCGTCGAGAATGTCATCATCCGACCCGGTACTGACGATTCGGCCGTCACGCACTGCAAAGGCCTGAAGATTCGAGGAACTGCTTTCGCCGGAATAGATGGTCCCGTTGAAATAAAGAACATCGGCTTTGCGTTTTCCGCAGGAACTTAGCAGGGCCAACAGGAGAACGAATGCAAGAGCGATAATACGAGCCATTCAGGAGGGGGTTGTAGCTGCAAAGTAAACCAATATCTTCGCAGTAAACTCGCTTTGCCAATGGAAACAATTGAAATCATGCGCTTTCCCATCGGGCGATTTTCAACTCCTTCGGAGTGTACG
This genomic stretch from Bacteroidota bacterium harbors:
- a CDS encoding heavy-metal-associated domain-containing protein, translating into MYKFTLAAFLLLLVITAETVAQQTSDTVSVLTTAICSSCKNRIENDLSFEAGVRKVTMDLDTKRVSVVYNPQKTDPDKIRLAITRIGYDADSLKADQKAYKRLPECCRNHDAEHPH
- a CDS encoding amidohydrolase, coding for MARIIALAFVLLLALLSSCGKRKADVLYFNGTIYSGESSSSNLQAFAVRDGRIVSTGSDDDILDGFDAPKKVDLKGRTVLPGFIDAHCHFFGYASDLLKCDLTGSRSYEAALELLNAFSKTNKFSWLLGRGWDQNDWEDHSFPTRERLDSLYPTVPVFLMRIDGHAALCNAVALQLAGINGDTRVAGGEVLLNQSGEPTGLLIDNAVDLVKAKIPPFPDSLNAEALLKAQQHCFSVGLTTVDDAGLGKDSIFLIDRLQQEGKLKLRVYAMISDSKETRDYFFSKGPYKTDRLNVRAVKVYADGALGSRGACLKRPYADQPGHYGFLLHDLAYMNDIMDEAHENGFQVCTHAIGDSAVKTILMLYRENLSGENPRRWRIEHCQVVDPADMDYFSRYSIIPSVQPTHATSDMYWAEERLGKDRMTGAYAYRSLEREAETIAFGTDFPVERINPLLTFYAAVSRKDLEGNPPDGFRAEEAMKRKDVLKAMTTWAAYANFEEEEKGLIDNGYFADFIVLDRNIMEIDEEQIPQTRVLSTYVNGELVYGAE